In the Thermodesulfobacteriota bacterium genome, CGCGAGGATGTCCCGGCCCGCGCTTTCCGAATCGATCGACGGCTTCCCGCCGGACACGGCGGGAACGGCCTGCGGCTCCCCTTCGCGCCGCGCGGGAGGCGGCGCGGCGGAGAGCCCGATCCGCGGTTGCGGGGAATCCTTCGCCGCGGCGACGATCGGTTCCGCGGAAAGCCCGAACGTCGACGTCCCGGATGCGGCGGCGTCCGTCCGCGCCCCTGCCGCGCGCGGCGCGGCCGGGACCGGCGCATCTCCCGCAGAAGCGGAACCTGCGTCGGCGGACTCCATCGGGACGGCGTTCGCCGGCGGTTGTTTTGCCGGGGCGCCCTTCGGAAATACGGCCTCCGGAGTAGCGCCCCCCGCCTGCGGCGCAGGGAGCGTTTCCGCGTCCATGGACGAGCCGAAGGGGAACCGCGGCGGAATCCCCCCGGCGGCCGTTTCCGCCGGAGCGTCCGTGGCCGGCGCCGCGGATAGCCCGGAAGCGGACGGATCGACGGGCAGGCGGTCCGTGACGTTCTCCGAAGCGGTCGCGCCGGCCATGACGGAGGTCGCGCCGCCCGAAACGGGGGCCGCGCAGACCGGAATGGGCGGCGGCACGGCGGCAGGCAGGCAGGCCGCAGGGATCCCGGCGGCGACCGGATCCCCGCCGGCATCTTCGCCGGATGCGATCTCTTCCCCGCCGGCTTCCAGGAGTTCCGCGATCTCGCCATCCGAAAGCGCCGGGAGTTCCGCGCTCGCGGGCGTCCGGGAGGAGCCGCCGAACGTCAGGATCCGGAAGAACAGCTCCTCGAAGGACGCGTCCGCGTCCCCGGTCGCGGACCGGTCTCCCTGGACGGCGGAGCCGGCCGGGGATCCGGCGGAAGCGTGAGCGCTTGCGGACGGTGTCAGGGTCGGGAGAAAGGTTTCCATGGCTCCTTATAGTTCAACGATCGTGCCATCCACCCCAACTGCCGATTCGAAAAGGGAATTCCCGAATGGAACCGGAGAGGGAAGGTCATTGGAGGGAAAAATGATCATTCCGCGGGAAAATTTTTCACGCCGCCGGCCATCCGGCGGACCAGCGATGCGGCATGCTTCGGGTCCATGACCGCAAGGACGTTGCTTGCCTTGCGCCCCTTCATCCTGCCCAATATGAAGGAGGCCGTCTTTTCGTCGAGCGCCTCGAGCCGGGCGGCGGCATCTTCCGGGGGCATCCCCTCGAAGAGCTTCACGAGCTGGTCGGACTTCGCCTCCCCCTCTTCCCGCTCCTTTTTCCCCTTCGTCTCCGCGTCGGCGAGCAGCTTCTCGTATTTCGCGATCTTCCCTTCGACCTCTTTCCGCAGGGCGAGCAGCCGCTCCTCCTCCGCCCGGAGCTCGCGCTCCCGCGCGGCCAGCTCCGCCCGGTCGGCCTGCGGCGCGGCGGCCGCGCGCGCCTCCGCCGATGCCGCGGCTTTCGGCGCGGCGGCGGGAGAAGCCGGGTCGGCGGCCGCGGCAGGAACGGAAAGCGCCGCGATCAGGAACGGGAGGAGCGCCCGCGCGGCGCGGCGGAGGCTCACGGCCGCTCCCACGGCCCCTGGCAGAGGGAGTCCATCCGCTTGCGCTCGCGGCGGACCTCCTCCTTCGCGAACTCCCGAATCCGCCGGTCCTTCAGCGCCTCGACGACCCGCGTCTCCTTGTGCGCCTCCACGAGCGCCCCCTGCCGGGCGTCGAGCGCCGAAAGGCAGCGGGCGAGCTCCGCCTTCCGCCCGTCCATCTCGGCCTGGAGGTGGAAGAGGTAGCTGTGGTAGATCCCCATCTCCTGCGGCGGGAGCGTGCCGTCGGCCTGCCGCCGCCGGAACTCAGAGAGGGTCTCCATGTACGCGCCTTCGAGGCCCCCGAGCCGCACCTGCTTCGCCGCGATCTCGTCGCGCAGCTCCCGGACCTCGACCTCGATCTCCTCTTCCCGGCGCTCCTTGAGGTGGAGCACCTTGTCAATGGTTCCGAGCCGGTTCATCGCCGCACCCCTTGAAGAGTTGATGGAGCCGATCGACGCTTTCCCGGTAGTTCCAGTGCTCCTCCATCCCCTGGCGCAGGTATCCCTTGAGCCCGTCGATCATCCGGATGGCCCGGTCCACCTTCGGGTTGGACCCTTCCTTGTATGCGCCGATGGAGATCATGTCCTCGTGCTTGCGATAGGTCGCCAGGATCTCGCCGAAGCGGGCCGCCGCCTCCTTGTGGGCCGGTTCCACGATGTCGGGCATCACGCGGCTGATGGAGCGGAGGATGTCGATGGCGGGATACTGGTTCTCCATCGCCAGCTCCCGCGACAGGACGATGTGCCCGTCGAGGACTGCCATCGACGCGTCCGCGACGGGGTCCGAGAGGTCGTCCCCCTCCACGAGGACGGTGTACAGCCCCGTGATGCTCCCCTTCCCCTCCTTCGTGCCCGCCCGCTCCAGGATCTTCGACAGGAGGCCGTTGAGCGACGGCGTGTATCCCTTGGTCGTCGGCGGCTCCCCCAAAGCGAGGCCGATCTCGCGCTGGGCCATCGCCACGCGCGTCAGGGAGTCCATGAAGAGAAGGACGTCGTGGCCGGCGTCCCGGAAATGCTCCGCGATGGCCGTGGCGGTGAACGCGGCCCGGAGCTTCATCAGCGCCGGCTGCTCGGAAGTGGAGATCACCACGACGCTCTTGCGCATCCCCTCCTCGCCGAGGTTGCGCTCCATGAACTCGCGGACCTCGCGCCCGCGCTCCCCCACCAGGGCGATGACGTTGACCGACGCCTCGGTGTATTTCGCGATCATCCCCAGAAGGACGCTCTTCCCGACGCCGGCGCCCGCCATGATCCCGAGCCGCTGCCCCTTCCCGCAGGTGAGCAGCCCGTTCATCGCGCGGATCCCCAGGTCGATGGGCTCCCGGATCCGGCGCCGCTTGAGCGGATCGGGGGAGACGGCGAACAGCGGGTGCTCGACGCCGCGGAGAGGACCCTTCCCGTCGATCGGGTTTCCCATCCCGTCGATGATCCTTCCGATCATGCCCGGCCCGGTGCGGACGAAAACCTTCTTCCCCACGGAGTGGACGCGGGCGCCGAGCTTGATCCGGGAAAGATCCCCGATGGCCATCAGGAGCGCCTTCCCGTCCCGGAAACCCACGACCTCCGCCTCGACGGGGGGGCCGCCGCCGGAGAAGATCTCGCACGCCTCACCGATGCTGACCGAGAGCCCCGTGGCCTTGATGAGCAGCCCGGTGATCTCCACGATCTTCCCGTAGACGCGGAGCGGCTCGGACCGCTCGACGGCCCGCACCGCGTGGGAAAGGTCAACGTGCGGCACGGTCGCTCCTCAGCTCGTCCATGATGACGCGGATCTGCTCGTCCACATCGGTCAGCACCTCTTCCGTGGCGCCGGTGACGATCGGGCCGAAAGGCGGCACGGACGGGTCGACGTCCAGAAGGATCTCCGCCTGGAAATCGGTCACGCCTTCCTTGAGCCCCGCGATCAGCGCGGAGAGGTCGGGATGCACCCGGACGGTTACGGGTCCGGCCCGCTCGATCCGGCGGATCGCCTCCTTCACGATCGCCGCGATCCGCTCCGGCTTCCCGGAGAGCTCGCCGATCAGGACGCGCCGCGCGACCGCCACGGCCAGCGCGACCACCTGCGGCTCGGCCTCCTGCGCGATCTGCTCCTTGAGCCGGATCGTTCCCGCTGCGGCGGACCGCAATCCCTCCAGCAGCGGAGCCGCTTCCCGGGCCGCGGCGGCAGCCCCGGCCTTCCGTCCTTCCTCGAACCCCTTCTCGTAGGCCTCCCGCTCGACGTCCGCCGGGGTCCGCTCCTTCGGGCGCCCCTTCCGCTCCGTCCGGGCCGCGGCGCGCGGCCCTTCCGCCCCTTCGAACGAAGGGAGCTGGAACCGCGTCGCGTCGTCGCCGGAGACGACGGTCGCCCTAAGCAACGACATCCTCCCCGCCGCGGCCGCCGATCACGATCTTCCCCTCCGCCTCGAGCTTCCGGGCGATGCCCACGACCTTGAGCTGCGCCTTCTCGACGTCGGAGACCTTGACCGGCCCCTTCGCCGCGATCTCCTCCTTGAGGATCTCCGAGGCGCGCTGCGACATGTTCCGGAAGATCTTGGTCTTCAGGCCGTCGGAGGCGGTCTTCAGCGCGAGGGAGAGCTCCTCGGTGGCGACCTCCTTCAGCACCATCTGGATGGAGCGGTCGTCGAGCTCGACGAGGTCGTCGAACACGAACATGAGCTCGCGGATCGAGTCGGCCACCGCCTTGTCCTTCTCCTCCAGCTTCTGGAACAGCGCCTCCTCCGTCGAGCGGTCGCAGTGGTTGAGGATCTCCGCGATCGTCTTCATGCCGCCGACCTTGATCCCGGCCGCGCTGACCCCCATCTCGACCTGGTTGTCGAACACGTCCCGGATCTCCTCGATGGCGGTCTCGGGGATCCGCTCGGTGACGGCGATCCGCATCGCCACGTTGGCGCGCAGGTCCTCGTTGAACAGCGCCAGCACCTCCGCCGCCCGGATCGGCTCGAGGAGGCAGAGGATGAACGCGACGGTCTGCGGATGCTCGCCCATGA is a window encoding:
- the fliG gene encoding flagellar motor switch protein FliG; translated protein: MASQLSGHEKSAILLSLVGEEAAAEVLKSLDMHEVGKITTQMSRLKTIKKETLETVLKEVTGIIARDDIQFVAGDEYIKKVLSKGFGEEDASKVMERALKDAPFDSLRWVDPWALANILMGEHPQTVAFILCLLEPIRAAEVLALFNEDLRANVAMRIAVTERIPETAIEEIRDVFDNQVEMGVSAAGIKVGGMKTIAEILNHCDRSTEEALFQKLEEKDKAVADSIRELMFVFDDLVELDDRSIQMVLKEVATEELSLALKTASDGLKTKIFRNMSQRASEILKEEIAAKGPVKVSDVEKAQLKVVGIARKLEAEGKIVIGGRGGEDVVA
- a CDS encoding FliI/YscN family ATPase, with translation MPHVDLSHAVRAVERSEPLRVYGKIVEITGLLIKATGLSVSIGEACEIFSGGGPPVEAEVVGFRDGKALLMAIGDLSRIKLGARVHSVGKKVFVRTGPGMIGRIIDGMGNPIDGKGPLRGVEHPLFAVSPDPLKRRRIREPIDLGIRAMNGLLTCGKGQRLGIMAGAGVGKSVLLGMIAKYTEASVNVIALVGERGREVREFMERNLGEEGMRKSVVVISTSEQPALMKLRAAFTATAIAEHFRDAGHDVLLFMDSLTRVAMAQREIGLALGEPPTTKGYTPSLNGLLSKILERAGTKEGKGSITGLYTVLVEGDDLSDPVADASMAVLDGHIVLSRELAMENQYPAIDILRSISRVMPDIVEPAHKEAAARFGEILATYRKHEDMISIGAYKEGSNPKVDRAIRMIDGLKGYLRQGMEEHWNYRESVDRLHQLFKGCGDEPARNH
- the fliJ gene encoding flagellar export protein FliJ, which encodes MNRLGTIDKVLHLKERREEEIEVEVRELRDEIAAKQVRLGGLEGAYMETLSEFRRRQADGTLPPQEMGIYHSYLFHLQAEMDGRKAELARCLSALDARQGALVEAHKETRVVEALKDRRIREFAKEEVRRERKRMDSLCQGPWERP
- a CDS encoding FliH/SctL family protein — encoded protein: MLRATVVSGDDATRFQLPSFEGAEGPRAAARTERKGRPKERTPADVEREAYEKGFEEGRKAGAAAAAREAAPLLEGLRSAAAGTIRLKEQIAQEAEPQVVALAVAVARRVLIGELSGKPERIAAIVKEAIRRIERAGPVTVRVHPDLSALIAGLKEGVTDFQAEILLDVDPSVPPFGPIVTGATEEVLTDVDEQIRVIMDELRSDRAAR